One window of Vitis riparia cultivar Riparia Gloire de Montpellier isolate 1030 chromosome 5, EGFV_Vit.rip_1.0, whole genome shotgun sequence genomic DNA carries:
- the LOC117913936 gene encoding UDP-glycosyltransferase 74F2-like produces the protein MEKEKKSYGAHILVLPYPSQGHINPMLQFSRRLVSKGVKATLATPIFISKTFKPQAGSVQLDTISDGFDEGGFMQAESIHEYLTQLEAAGSRTLAQLIQKHRDLGHPFDCIVYDAFLPWALDVAKQFGLVGAAFFTQTCAVNYIYYHAYHGLLPLPVKSTPVSIPGLPLLELRDMPSFIYVAGSYPAYFQLVLNQFCNVHKADWVLVNTFYKLEEEVVDAMAKLSPLITIGPTIPSKYLDNRLENEAEYGFDLFSSEPSAHTINWLDNKPTRSVIYVSFGSMACLSEAQMEELAWGLKGSGHYFLWVVRDSEEAKLPKHFIHETSGKGWFVKWSPQLEVLANDALGCFFTHCGWNSTVEALSLGVPMVGMPQWTDQTTDAKFVEDVWKVGIRVRVDENGIVGRKEVEDCIREVMEGERGKAMKENAKKWRKLAVEAVSEGGTSDKNIDEFVAKLILRS, from the exons atggagaaggagaagaaaagctATGGAGCCCATATCCTTGTCCTTCCTTATCCAAGCCAAGGCCACATAAATCCTATGCTCCAATTCTCAAGGCGCTTGGTCTCCAAAGGCGTCAAGGCCACTCTTGCAACCCCCATCTTCATCTCCAAAACCTTCAAGCCACAAGCAGGCTCAGTTCAGCTAGACACAATCTCAGATGGCTTCGATGAAGGCGGGTTCATGCAGGCCGAGAGCATCCATGAGTATCTCACCCAATTAGAAGCTGCAGGCTCAAGAACCCTAGCTCAACTCATCCAGAAACATAGAGACTTGGGACACCCTTTTGATTGTATAGTTTATGATGCCTTCTTGCCTTGGGCTTTGGATGTTGCCAAGCAGTTTGGCCTGGTTGGAGCTGCTTTCTTCACTCAAACTTGTGCTGTTAATTACATATACTATCATGCATATCATGGGCTGCTACCACTTCCAGTTAAGTCCACGCCTGTATCGATTCCTGGGTTGCCTTTGCTTGAGCTCAGGGACATGCCTTCTTTCATCTATGTTGCAGGGTCTTATCCTGCCTACTTTCAGCTGGTATTGAATCAGTTCTGCAATGTCCATAAAGCTGATTGGGTTCTTGTCAACACCTTCTACAAGTTGGAGGAAGAG GTGGTGGATGCAATGGCAAAGCTCTCTCCCTTGATTACAATTGGACCAACAATCCCATCCAAGTACTTAGACAATCGACTCGAAAATGAAGCAGAATATGGATTCGATCTCTTCTCCTCAGAGCCATCTGCACACACAATCAATTGGCTAGACAATAAGCCAACACGGTCTGTAATTTATGTGTCGTTTGGTAGCATGGCCTGTTTGAGTGAAGCTCAAATGGAGGAACTTGCCTGGGGCTTAAAGGGAAGTGGCCACTACTTCTTGTGGGTGGTTAGGGATTCTGAGGAGGCAAAGCTCCCAAAACATTTCATCCATGAAACGTCAGGAAAAGGTTGGTTTGTGAAGTGGAGCCCTCAGCTGGAAGTGTTGGCCAACGACGCCCTCGGTTGTTTTTTCACACACTGTGGTTGGAATTCGACCGTTGAGGCCTTGAGCTTAGGGGTGCCAATGGTGGGGATGCCGCAGTGGACGGATCAGACCACGGATGCAAAGTTTGTGGAGGATGTTTGGAAGGTGGgaattagggttagggttgATGAGAATGGGATTGTGGGAAGAAAAGAGGTGGAGGATTGTATAAGAGAAGTAATGGAGGGGGAGAGGGGGAAAGCAATGAAGGAGAATGCAAAGAAATGGAGGAAGTTGGCTGTGGAGGCAGTCAGTGAAGGTGGGACTTCTGATAAGAACATTGATGAATTTGTAGCTAAACTCATACTTAGGTCCTAG
- the LOC117914884 gene encoding UDP-glycosyltransferase 74E2-like, whose product MERSDAYILVFPYPTPGHINPMLQFSKRLASMGLRVTLVTTQPNTKPIEEAQSNYPIHIEPISDGFQPGEKAQSVEAYLEKFQKVASQSLAQLVEKLARSKRPIKFIVYDSVMPWALDTAQELGLDGAPFYTQSCAVSAIYYHVSQGMMKIPIEGKTASFPSMPLLGINDLPSFISDMDSYPSLLRLVLGRFSNFRKAKCLLINTFDMLEAEVVKWMGSQWPVKTIGPTIPSMYLDKRLEDDKDYGLSPLNLNVDACITWLDARDIGSVVYVSFGSLASLGEEQMEELAWGLKRSKGYFLWVVRELEEQKLPSNFIENTADKGLVVSWCPQLDVLAHKAVGCFMTHCGWNSTLEALSLGVPMVVMPQWTDQMTNAKFVADVWGVGVRVKASDEKGIVKREEIEECIREAMEGERGKEMKRNAERWKELAKEAATEGGSSDKNIEEFVKEILCS is encoded by the exons ATGGAGAGATCAGATGCCTATATTTTGGTATTTCCATACCCAACACCAGGCCACATAAACCCAATGCTCCAATTCTCAAAGCGCTTGGCCTCAATGGGCCTCAGGGTCACCCTAGTTACAACCCAACCCAACACAAAGCCCATTGAGGAGGCCCAATCCAACTACCCAATCCACATTGAGCCCATCTCAGATGGATTCCAACCAGGCGAAAAAGCCCAAAGCGTTGAGGCCTATCTAGAGAAGTTCCAAAAGGTGGCCTCACAAAGCCTGGCCCAACTAGTTGAAAAACTGGCCAGGTCCAAACGGCCCATTAAGTTTATAGTTTATGATTCTGTGATGCCATGGGCCTTGGATACTGCCCAGGAACTGGGCCTAGATGGGGCTCCATTTTACACGCAGTCTTGTGCTGTCTCAGCCATATACTACCATGTGAGCCAAGGGATGATGAAAATTCCTATAGAAGGCAAAACGGCATCGTTTCCCTCAATGCCATTGCTGGGGATCAATGATCTGCCCTCCTTCATCTCTGATATGGACTCCTACCCATCTCTGTTAAGGCTTGTTTTGGGTCGGTTTTCGAATTTTCGGAAAGCAAAGTGCCTCTTGATCAATACTTTCGACATGTTGGAAGCTGAG GTTGTGAAGTGGATGGGAAGCCAGTGGCCTGTGAAGACAATAGGACCAACAATTCCATCCATGTACTTGGACAAGAGGTTGGAAGATGACAAAGATTATGGACTCAGCCCCTTGAACTTGAATGTTGATGCCTGCATTACATGGCTAGATGCAAGGGACATTGGCTCGGTTGTTTATGTATCTTTTGGAAGCTTGGCCTCATTGGGAGAGGAGCAGATGGAGGAACTAGCATGGGGGCTGAAGAGGAGCAAAGGCTATTTCTTGTGGGTGGTCAGAGAATTGGAAGAGCAAAAGCTCCCTAGCAATTTTATAGAGAACACAGCAGATAAGGGTTTGGTTGTGAGTTGGTGTCCTCAACTGGATGTTCTAGCTCACAAAGCTGTGGGGTGTTTCATGACTCATTGTGGGTGGAACTCAACCCTAGAGGCTCTGAGCTTGGGGGTTCCAATGGTGGTGATGCCGCAGTGGACAGATCAAATGACAAATGCTAAGTTTGTTGCAGATGTGTGGGGAGTCGGGGTTAGAGTTAAGGCCTCTGATGAGAAGGGGATTGTTAAAAGAGAGGAAATAGAGGAGTGTATAAGGGAAGCCatggagggagagagagggaagGAGATGAAAAGGAATGCTGAAAGGTGGAAGGAGTTGGCTAAGGAGGCAGCAACTGAAGGTGGAAGCTCTGATAAGAACATTGAAGAATttgttaaagaaattttatgcAGCTGA